In Gracilimonas sp., a single window of DNA contains:
- a CDS encoding SRPBCC domain-containing protein gives MSNNSALTVKRMIDANPETIFEALTNEQIMEKWFFAAPEGTGATVKSKASVGGKYQIDMHEKEKTFTHTGEFKEVIPNKKLVFTWNSHVVEDTVVTITLNKTREGTEVTLVHEFLPNEKLVEGHNKGWNVILDRLENVVAERDTVTG, from the coding sequence ATGAGTAACAATTCAGCCCTTACCGTAAAACGAATGATTGACGCCAACCCGGAAACCATTTTTGAAGCGCTGACGAATGAGCAGATCATGGAAAAGTGGTTTTTTGCAGCCCCTGAAGGAACAGGAGCAACCGTAAAAAGTAAAGCATCGGTTGGAGGAAAGTACCAGATAGACATGCACGAAAAGGAGAAAACATTTACCCACACCGGGGAATTTAAGGAGGTGATACCTAACAAGAAGCTGGTGTTCACCTGGAATTCACATGTTGTGGAGGATACCGTTGTAACCATCACACTGAATAAAACCCGGGAAGGAACAGAAGTGACTTTGGTTCATGAATTCCTGCCTAATGAAAAACTGGTTGAAGGCCATAACAAAGGCTGGAATGTTATACTTGACCGCTTGGAAAATGTTGTTGCTGAAAGGGATACAGTGACCGGGTAA
- a CDS encoding metalloregulator ArsR/SmtB family transcription factor — protein sequence MLDSTLYALSDATRRSILGRLAQKEHSVNEIAEPYDMSLAAVSKHLKVLEKADLIIKRKEGRSYKCRMNYAPLKEVEELIVEYKQFWEARFDELEDFLSKNKPKT from the coding sequence ATGTTAGATTCAACGCTATACGCTTTATCGGACGCTACCCGCAGATCTATTCTTGGCAGGCTGGCTCAGAAAGAACACTCGGTGAATGAAATTGCCGAACCCTATGATATGTCGCTGGCCGCGGTCTCCAAACATTTGAAGGTATTGGAGAAAGCCGACCTGATCATTAAAAGAAAAGAGGGCAGGAGCTATAAATGTCGGATGAATTATGCTCCGCTCAAAGAAGTGGAAGAGCTGATTGTGGAATACAAACAGTTCTGGGAAGCTCGTTTCGACGAACTGGAAGATTTTTTGTCTAAAAATAAACCTAAAACCTGA
- the polA gene encoding DNA polymerase I yields MSKKLLYLLDGMALAYRAHFAFINSRLKNSEGIPTGPVLGFANTLEKMLEEKKPTHIAVAWDTHAPTFRHEKDEDYKANRPPQPEELKIGIPLIKEMVKAWGIQNLEEDGYEADDIIGTIASGANADDVDVMMVTPDKDFMQLVHDHIRMMKPDNNNGGFNIIDREGVKDYFGVYPEDVIDVLAIIGDTSDNIPGVPGIGKKGAPKLIKKYGSLEAAIEDAPNIKGKRAREGLMEYGEQALHAKDMVTIKTDVPNTKDWEELGWEGPDKKKLGLFFKRMEFRTLTKRYLGEEGPVASKDGDQVDLFGSFKKEAPKQELDKEKVNYALLDTIEKVKGLVDEYKDEDHFCFDTETDSPDPVAASLVGISITATPGTAYYIPVNVEEGLDEKEVIEALRPLFEDSHILKIAHNFKFDFLILKRAGLVVKGNAFDTMIAAYLIDANQRLKMDELSKSLLNYKPVAIEELIGKGKKQKSMADLKVEDVYLYACEDADITLRLYEILNKRLKDDELLEIAYKVDFPLMEVLAEMELNGIKLDTEMLTEFSKELETDLKKLEEEIYEKAGEEFNINSPQQLGTILFEKLELPAGKKTKTGQYSTAESVLTKLAPKYEMPSLILEYRQLAKLKSTYVDAIPELVNEETGRVHTEFNQSVAATGRLASSNPNLQNIPIRTERGREMRKAFVAEEGFKLMSADYSQVELRVIAHIAKDKAMIEAFKNGEDIHARTAKEIFDLDSLEDVNADHRRKAKEVNFGIPYGLSAYGLAQNLGIENEEGKQMIDHYFERFPNILNYINETKEFAREHGYVKTMLGRRRYVPDIKSGNWNVRGFAERVAINMPIQGTAADIIKLAMIEIYHWLKENEKKSRMLLQVHDELIFEIHESEMDEVPDQIIKLMESAVELDVPLKVEAGIAENWLEAH; encoded by the coding sequence ATGTCCAAAAAACTCCTTTATTTATTAGACGGAATGGCGCTGGCTTATCGTGCCCATTTTGCATTTATCAACAGTAGATTAAAAAACTCAGAAGGCATTCCAACCGGGCCGGTGCTCGGATTTGCCAATACGCTGGAGAAAATGCTGGAGGAGAAAAAACCTACGCATATTGCCGTGGCTTGGGATACACATGCACCCACCTTCCGGCATGAAAAAGATGAAGACTATAAAGCCAACCGTCCGCCGCAGCCCGAAGAACTTAAAATCGGGATTCCGCTTATAAAGGAAATGGTGAAGGCCTGGGGCATTCAGAATTTGGAGGAAGACGGCTATGAAGCCGATGACATCATCGGAACCATCGCCAGCGGTGCAAATGCGGATGATGTGGACGTTATGATGGTTACTCCCGACAAAGACTTTATGCAACTTGTACACGATCACATTCGGATGATGAAACCGGATAACAACAATGGAGGGTTTAATATAATCGACCGGGAGGGAGTGAAAGATTATTTTGGCGTTTATCCCGAAGATGTAATAGATGTGCTGGCGATTATAGGTGACACCTCGGACAACATTCCCGGCGTACCCGGAATCGGAAAGAAGGGGGCGCCAAAGCTCATCAAGAAATATGGATCGTTGGAAGCCGCGATTGAGGACGCACCGAATATTAAAGGCAAGAGGGCGCGGGAAGGACTAATGGAATACGGCGAACAAGCTCTTCACGCAAAAGACATGGTGACCATCAAAACCGATGTCCCAAATACCAAAGATTGGGAAGAGCTGGGATGGGAGGGCCCCGATAAGAAAAAACTGGGTTTATTTTTCAAGCGGATGGAGTTCCGTACGCTGACTAAAAGATATTTGGGTGAAGAAGGGCCCGTAGCTTCTAAAGACGGTGATCAGGTTGATCTGTTCGGCTCCTTCAAAAAAGAAGCCCCCAAGCAGGAATTGGACAAAGAAAAGGTAAATTATGCCTTGCTCGATACCATCGAAAAAGTAAAAGGATTAGTGGATGAATATAAGGATGAAGATCACTTTTGTTTTGATACCGAAACCGACAGCCCTGATCCGGTGGCTGCTTCCTTAGTGGGGATTTCAATCACCGCCACTCCGGGAACGGCTTATTACATTCCGGTAAATGTGGAGGAAGGATTGGATGAGAAGGAAGTCATAGAAGCCCTTCGCCCGCTGTTTGAAGATTCACATATCCTGAAAATTGCCCACAATTTTAAATTCGATTTTCTGATTCTCAAGCGTGCCGGATTGGTAGTAAAAGGCAATGCCTTTGACACAATGATTGCGGCTTATTTGATCGATGCCAATCAGCGGCTAAAAATGGATGAGCTGTCCAAGAGTCTGCTGAATTATAAGCCGGTAGCCATTGAAGAACTGATTGGTAAAGGGAAGAAGCAGAAGTCAATGGCGGATTTAAAGGTGGAGGATGTTTACTTGTATGCCTGCGAGGATGCGGACATCACCCTTCGCCTGTATGAAATTCTGAATAAGCGGCTAAAAGATGATGAACTCCTCGAAATTGCCTACAAAGTAGATTTCCCGCTCATGGAAGTGCTGGCAGAGATGGAACTGAATGGCATTAAGCTGGATACTGAAATGTTGACTGAGTTTTCTAAAGAGCTGGAAACCGACCTGAAGAAACTGGAAGAAGAGATTTATGAAAAGGCAGGAGAGGAGTTTAACATCAATTCACCTCAGCAGCTTGGGACCATTTTGTTTGAAAAACTGGAATTGCCGGCCGGGAAAAAAACAAAAACAGGTCAGTATTCTACGGCTGAATCGGTATTAACCAAATTGGCACCCAAGTACGAAATGCCGAGTTTGATCCTTGAATACCGTCAACTGGCCAAGCTTAAATCTACCTATGTAGATGCCATCCCGGAGTTGGTGAATGAAGAAACCGGGCGCGTTCATACCGAATTCAACCAAAGCGTGGCTGCCACCGGCCGGCTGGCTTCTTCCAATCCCAACCTGCAAAATATTCCCATTCGCACCGAGCGGGGACGGGAAATGCGGAAGGCATTTGTGGCTGAGGAAGGCTTCAAATTAATGTCTGCCGATTACTCTCAGGTAGAATTGCGGGTGATTGCACACATCGCCAAAGATAAAGCCATGATCGAAGCATTTAAAAACGGAGAAGACATTCACGCCCGTACCGCCAAGGAGATCTTCGATCTGGATTCACTGGAGGATGTCAACGCAGACCACCGGCGAAAAGCCAAAGAAGTCAATTTCGGCATTCCCTATGGACTCAGTGCCTATGGACTGGCGCAAAATCTGGGCATTGAAAATGAGGAAGGCAAGCAGATGATCGACCATTATTTTGAGCGGTTCCCGAACATCCTGAACTACATCAACGAGACGAAAGAGTTTGCGAGAGAGCACGGCTATGTGAAAACGATGCTGGGGCGCCGCAGATATGTGCCGGATATCAAATCGGGCAACTGGAACGTGCGGGGCTTTGCCGAGCGCGTGGCCATTAACATGCCCATTCAGGGTACAGCGGCAGATATCATCAAACTCGCTATGATCGAAATTTATCACTGGCTGAAGGAGAACGAAAAAAAAAGCCGCATGCTCCTGCAGGTACATGATGAACTCATCTTCGAGATCCACGAAAGCGAAATGGATGAAGTGCCGGATCAGATCATCAAGTTAATGGAGTCGGCCGTGGAACTGGATGTGCCGCTGAAAGTGGAGGCGGGGATTGCGGAGAATTGGCTGGAAGCTCATTAG
- the add gene encoding adenosine deaminase — protein MNIKLLPKIELHLHLDCSLSFEVVQKLRPGISRKEYDRDFIAPANCASLQEYLKCAHEPIAIMQTKEQLEAVTLDLFEQLKADNIIYAEIRFAPLQHLDQGLSAKDVVSIVNEATSRGIKKTGIEAGIILCTLRHFSEAQSMETIKLVEQFKDTKVVGFDIAADETLPIDNHIKAFEYAREKGIPCTAHAGEARGPESVREVLGNFYPSRIGHGVRSIEDPELMNHLKEKNIHLEICPTSNVQTGIYDSVGNHQINAIYQNGNSLSINTDGRTISNVSLNEEYQKLDRHFDWRTEQLLQVNQYAIDAAFCDEETKDRLREKLMKGF, from the coding sequence ATGAACATAAAATTACTCCCAAAAATAGAATTGCACTTGCACTTGGATTGCTCGCTGAGCTTTGAGGTGGTTCAAAAACTGCGTCCCGGTATTTCAAGAAAAGAATACGACCGGGATTTTATTGCTCCGGCTAATTGTGCCAGTTTGCAAGAATACCTGAAATGCGCACACGAACCCATAGCCATCATGCAAACCAAAGAACAGCTGGAAGCCGTAACGCTGGATTTATTTGAACAACTGAAAGCCGATAATATCATTTATGCTGAAATCCGGTTTGCCCCTCTTCAGCATTTAGATCAAGGTCTGAGTGCTAAAGATGTGGTGAGTATTGTAAATGAAGCTACCTCCAGGGGAATTAAAAAAACCGGTATTGAAGCCGGAATTATTTTGTGCACACTGCGCCATTTCTCGGAAGCCCAAAGTATGGAAACGATCAAATTGGTTGAGCAATTTAAGGATACCAAGGTAGTTGGATTTGATATTGCAGCCGATGAAACACTCCCCATCGACAATCATATTAAAGCATTTGAATATGCCCGAGAGAAGGGCATCCCTTGTACAGCACATGCCGGAGAAGCCCGCGGACCGGAAAGTGTTCGAGAGGTTTTGGGAAATTTTTATCCCTCAAGAATTGGCCATGGTGTAAGAAGCATTGAGGATCCTGAGCTTATGAATCACCTGAAGGAAAAGAATATTCACCTGGAAATTTGCCCCACCAGTAATGTGCAAACGGGAATTTATGATTCTGTGGGCAATCATCAGATTAATGCCATTTATCAGAATGGAAACTCTTTAAGCATCAACACAGATGGGCGGACTATTTCAAATGTTTCCCTGAATGAAGAATACCAAAAATTAGACCGGCATTTTGATTGGCGAACTGAGCAGCTTCTGCAGGTTAATCAGTATGCAATTGATGCGGCTTTTTGCGATGAAGAGACGAAAGACAGACTTCGCGAAAAATTAATGAAAGGGTTTTAG
- a CDS encoding amidohydrolase family protein, which translates to MFRNNFILAILIGLVIGFGTTVATQNPYDVHIKGGLVIDGTGEKAYEADILIKADSIAFIGMINANTIHAEKTIDAAGKVISPGFIDVHAHGNPLSTPEFQNFLAMGVTTILLGQDGSCPTNASLENWFNRVQEAQPAINIATLAGHGTLRRNAGLEKNTVVHERNLEAMEEQLKAKLNDGAFGLSLGLEYVPGLYAEAQELERLAKVTGAYDGIVMSHMRNEDDSRILASLEELAGLGKYSKVHASHLKVVYGKGAERAREILNQLRTYQDNGIDITADTYPYAASFTGIGIVFPGWAKTEEEWKQAMNENPGILREYLTSKVEQRNGPEAILFGTGKYAGKTLKEAAASEGISPVDLLLEIGPGGASAAHFVMNGALQDEIAVAIDIMISSDGSPTMRHPRGYGSFAKVIHKYVVEEDRLPLEKAVYKMSGLPAKTLGITHRGTLAVGNKADILIFNPNEIKDRATFESPHELAAGFHWVIVNGKVAKEGDVFSGDRNGSVLRK; encoded by the coding sequence ATGTTTAGAAATAATTTTATCCTTGCCATTCTTATTGGATTGGTGATCGGATTTGGCACGACTGTTGCAACTCAAAATCCGTACGATGTGCATATCAAGGGAGGGCTGGTAATAGATGGAACAGGAGAGAAAGCATATGAGGCTGATATTCTCATCAAAGCCGATAGCATTGCATTTATTGGCATGATTAATGCGAACACTATTCATGCTGAAAAAACTATTGATGCTGCCGGAAAGGTTATCTCACCCGGTTTTATTGATGTACATGCCCATGGCAATCCATTGAGTACCCCTGAGTTTCAAAATTTTCTGGCAATGGGCGTAACCACTATTCTATTGGGACAAGATGGCTCTTGTCCAACCAATGCATCTCTTGAAAATTGGTTTAATCGTGTTCAGGAAGCTCAGCCGGCTATAAATATTGCAACGCTTGCAGGTCACGGTACCCTTCGTCGAAATGCCGGTTTGGAGAAAAATACAGTGGTCCATGAGCGTAATTTGGAGGCTATGGAAGAGCAACTTAAAGCCAAACTTAATGATGGAGCATTTGGCTTGAGTCTTGGGCTTGAATATGTACCTGGTTTATATGCAGAAGCCCAAGAGCTGGAACGCCTGGCTAAAGTAACCGGTGCTTATGATGGAATTGTAATGAGCCATATGCGCAATGAAGATGATTCGAGAATTCTTGCTTCATTGGAAGAATTAGCGGGATTGGGAAAGTACTCAAAAGTGCATGCGTCCCACTTGAAAGTAGTATATGGAAAAGGGGCAGAACGCGCGCGCGAAATCCTTAATCAGCTTAGAACCTATCAGGATAATGGAATAGATATTACTGCGGATACATATCCTTATGCGGCCAGTTTTACAGGTATTGGGATCGTTTTCCCGGGCTGGGCTAAAACGGAGGAAGAGTGGAAGCAAGCCATGAACGAGAATCCCGGGATTTTACGGGAATATCTTACTTCTAAAGTAGAACAACGAAATGGACCGGAGGCGATACTTTTTGGTACAGGAAAATATGCAGGTAAAACGCTAAAAGAAGCGGCAGCTTCAGAGGGGATCTCCCCCGTTGATTTGCTGTTAGAAATAGGACCCGGGGGAGCCTCTGCGGCTCATTTTGTAATGAATGGAGCATTGCAAGACGAGATTGCCGTCGCAATAGATATTATGATCAGTTCTGATGGAAGTCCAACCATGCGGCACCCGCGCGGGTATGGGAGTTTTGCCAAAGTGATTCATAAATATGTGGTAGAAGAAGACCGGCTTCCCTTAGAAAAGGCTGTTTATAAAATGAGTGGCTTGCCGGCTAAAACACTTGGGATTACCCACCGGGGAACACTTGCAGTGGGAAATAAAGCAGATATTTTGATTTTTAATCCAAATGAAATCAAGGATCGTGCAACCTTTGAGAGTCCCCATGAGTTAGCGGCAGGCTTTCATTGGGTCATTGTTAACGGAAAAGTTGCCAAAGAAGGGGATGTTTTCTCCGGAGACAGAAATGGTAGTGTACTAAGAAAATAA
- the ychF gene encoding redox-regulated ATPase YchF gives MSLRCGIVGLPNVGKSTLFNALSNAGAESANFPFCTIDPNVGMVPVPDERLSKLAELAESKNVLPTVIEFVDIAGLVKGASEGKGKGNAFLSHIREVDLILHVVRCFDDDDIIHVEGSVDPERDIRIIEEELILKDLESVEKRVERLKKEAKGGDRTLKAQLDIVEKLAEHLGEGNSARTFDVSADDKAAYKDLFLLSDKQVLYACNVGESDLEEGNEYVETVKEIASEHDDETVMFCAKIEAEIAELDEDEKEMFLEELGVASAGLDRLIKAAYEELGLITYFTAGPKEARAWTIKKGTKAPQAAGVIHTDFERGFIRAETIAYEDYAKYGTEKAVREAGKMRQEGKDYVVKDGDVLLFRFNV, from the coding sequence ATGAGCTTAAGATGTGGAATTGTTGGCTTGCCCAACGTAGGTAAATCAACCTTATTTAATGCGCTAAGCAATGCCGGAGCTGAATCCGCGAACTTTCCTTTTTGTACAATCGATCCCAATGTGGGCATGGTGCCTGTTCCCGATGAACGACTTTCGAAATTGGCAGAACTGGCGGAATCTAAAAATGTTCTTCCCACTGTTATAGAATTTGTAGATATCGCAGGCTTGGTAAAAGGAGCTTCGGAAGGAAAAGGGAAGGGGAATGCTTTTTTGTCTCATATCCGTGAGGTTGATTTAATTCTTCACGTAGTGCGTTGTTTTGACGATGACGATATTATCCATGTGGAAGGGAGTGTTGATCCTGAGCGGGATATTCGAATCATTGAGGAAGAACTTATCCTGAAAGATTTGGAGAGTGTTGAGAAAAGAGTAGAACGACTTAAAAAAGAAGCCAAAGGCGGAGACCGGACTCTTAAAGCTCAATTAGATATTGTGGAAAAGCTGGCTGAGCACCTGGGCGAGGGAAATTCAGCCCGTACATTTGATGTCAGTGCCGATGATAAAGCCGCATATAAAGATTTATTCCTGCTTTCGGATAAACAAGTGTTGTATGCATGCAACGTTGGGGAATCTGACCTGGAAGAAGGAAATGAATATGTGGAAACCGTGAAGGAAATAGCTTCAGAACATGATGACGAAACCGTGATGTTCTGCGCGAAAATTGAAGCTGAAATTGCTGAGCTGGATGAGGATGAAAAAGAAATGTTCCTGGAGGAACTTGGGGTTGCCAGCGCAGGATTAGACCGACTGATTAAAGCTGCCTATGAAGAACTGGGACTCATTACCTACTTCACAGCCGGCCCCAAAGAAGCCCGTGCCTGGACCATTAAAAAGGGAACCAAAGCCCCGCAAGCAGCCGGAGTCATCCACACCGATTTTGAAAGGGGATTCATCCGGGCCGAAACCATCGCTTATGAGGATTACGCAAAATATGGTACTGAGAAAGCAGTTCGAGAAGCAGGTAAAATGCGGCAGGAAGGTAAGGATTACGTGGTGAAAGACGGAGATGTGTTATTGTTTAGATTTAACGTATAA
- a CDS encoding metallophosphoesterase family protein produces MPNNEQIIAIGDIHGCAVSNEALLKKLDKDYGSVPTYVFLGDYTDRGPESKKVVEDLIVFNSNHECVFLKGNHDQMLLDAYENGKWDLWLSNGGSTTLENYDSEPGHFNMPEEHYNFFKNTVLYWQTERYFFVHGGISPDLTVQENLESDYERNQFLWQRDHVYTRKNRWEKTVVFGHTPVKEPIVEENMIGIDTGCVFKSRGFGVLTAVVLPEMKFIQQESIDF; encoded by the coding sequence ATGCCAAATAATGAACAAATAATTGCTATCGGCGACATCCATGGATGTGCCGTATCAAACGAAGCCTTACTCAAAAAACTGGACAAAGATTACGGCTCGGTGCCGACATATGTATTTCTTGGAGACTACACTGACCGCGGGCCGGAGTCAAAAAAGGTCGTAGAAGACCTGATAGTATTTAACAGCAATCACGAATGTGTTTTCTTAAAGGGAAATCATGATCAAATGCTTTTGGATGCTTATGAGAACGGCAAGTGGGACCTTTGGCTGAGTAACGGGGGAAGTACTACTTTAGAAAATTATGATTCTGAGCCGGGGCATTTTAACATGCCTGAAGAGCATTACAATTTTTTCAAAAACACTGTGCTTTATTGGCAAACAGAAAGATATTTTTTTGTTCACGGAGGTATTTCACCGGATTTAACGGTTCAGGAAAATCTGGAAAGTGATTACGAACGCAATCAGTTTCTATGGCAACGTGATCATGTATATACCCGGAAAAATCGCTGGGAGAAAACGGTTGTATTTGGACACACACCGGTGAAGGAGCCTATCGTGGAAGAAAATATGATTGGAATTGATACCGGCTGTGTTTTCAAAAGCAGAGGCTTTGGTGTATTAACAGCCGTAGTATTGCCTGAAATGAAATTTATTCAACAAGAAAGTATAGACTTTTAA
- the nusB gene encoding transcription antitermination factor NusB has protein sequence MINRRQVRETVLKAIYALQLGKDSTQHVTDTIIKKAEFAKEKDLRRFAEKLFFNTVEHEEELDEVISKHIKNWDIQRLALIDRLVLKMALCEFIYFEEIPTKVSINEAIEIAKRYSTAKSGRFINGILDAALTDLNESGRINKKGRGLIQQSLGK, from the coding sequence ATGATCAATCGCAGACAAGTACGAGAAACGGTTCTCAAAGCAATTTACGCACTCCAGCTCGGGAAGGATTCTACTCAGCACGTCACTGATACCATTATTAAAAAAGCAGAATTCGCAAAAGAAAAAGATCTTCGCCGTTTTGCTGAAAAATTGTTTTTCAATACGGTTGAACATGAAGAAGAGCTGGATGAAGTTATTTCCAAACATATTAAGAATTGGGATATCCAACGATTGGCACTGATTGATCGTTTAGTATTGAAGATGGCACTCTGTGAATTCATATATTTTGAAGAAATTCCAACCAAAGTGAGCATCAACGAAGCTATCGAGATTGCAAAAAGATATTCGACTGCAAAATCCGGGCGTTTTATTAATGGAATTCTTGATGCCGCTTTGACCGATTTAAATGAATCAGGACGTATTAACAAGAAAGGACGAGGACTGATTCAACAATCTCTTGGTAAATAA
- a CDS encoding PAS domain S-box protein yields the protein MNFIPEASFFDAQPMFVCEQASLKILDANAAAVQVLGFSKKKFLKKRILDFGIKKSFNELDSDPKRNNHLSLDNIWLFKTEAGKDIYFQLSAHMINYKGRPAKLVVAHNVTEIIEGKTSQKKLLSSQLNLNNFPLAEIEWDPSLKIIRWSEKAEELFGYSEEEAISTDRLLQKFIHEDDLDYVHQTLEKTYKEGKEEVSLIHRNITKDGTVIYCEWYNSFLYDNNGDVVSIYSLTHDVTEREEALLSTRRSVRSYQDLFNSISDAIYLLNKEGYIVEVNEGLESTFGYRRREVIGKHNKILAAPGKYDEERIQEIIRLAHNGKPGKYEGWGRKKNGEIFPTEFLVNTGNYFGEEVLIVIERDISERRESEEALKHREGLFSKLFNSSPIGIALLNEHREVEMVNDGFEQLFGYREDELKGLDLDKLIVLEQDHEEAIRLSESERVKQATEKRIRKDGTILDVIIYAVPVVVEKSVVGIYGIYVDITDRRKAEEQVRKSLREKEMMLAEIHHRVKNNLAVITGLLELQSYSAESESAKRILKDSQMRVNSIAMVHEKLYQSEDFSEVDINQYFEELSGIIHKTMQQSDLEVDIELNIKPVKLPITQAIPCGLLLNEILSNSFKHAFTDSKKGNIKICLSQPEDKLLLIIQDDGIGLPENSEMDITKSMGMTLIKTLAKQLNASFSFRNEGGAVFEFKFEKKEQAADIEKPVEV from the coding sequence ATGAATTTTATTCCCGAAGCGAGCTTCTTTGATGCTCAGCCAATGTTTGTCTGTGAACAGGCATCATTGAAAATATTAGATGCGAATGCTGCGGCAGTTCAGGTTTTAGGGTTTTCAAAGAAAAAGTTCCTCAAGAAAAGGATTCTGGATTTTGGCATAAAGAAATCTTTCAATGAGCTTGATTCAGATCCAAAAAGGAATAATCATCTTTCTTTAGATAATATCTGGTTATTTAAAACGGAAGCGGGAAAGGATATTTATTTTCAGCTTTCGGCGCACATGATTAATTACAAAGGACGCCCCGCTAAATTAGTGGTAGCCCATAATGTGACGGAAATTATTGAGGGTAAAACGTCTCAGAAAAAGCTTCTTTCCAGTCAGCTTAACTTGAATAACTTTCCCTTGGCAGAAATTGAATGGGATCCCTCTTTAAAAATCATCAGATGGTCAGAAAAAGCAGAAGAATTGTTTGGCTATTCAGAAGAGGAGGCAATTTCAACAGACCGGCTGCTGCAGAAATTTATACATGAAGATGATTTGGATTATGTGCATCAAACACTTGAAAAGACATACAAAGAGGGGAAGGAAGAAGTATCGCTCATACACCGAAATATTACTAAAGACGGAACAGTAATTTATTGCGAATGGTATAATTCATTTTTGTATGATAATAACGGGGATGTCGTTTCTATTTATTCACTGACTCACGATGTAACGGAGCGTGAGGAGGCTTTGTTGAGTACTCGGCGTAGCGTGAGAAGTTATCAGGATTTGTTTAATTCTATCAGTGATGCCATCTATTTGTTAAATAAGGAAGGCTATATTGTGGAAGTAAATGAAGGTTTGGAAAGCACGTTTGGGTATCGCAGAAGGGAAGTGATTGGCAAACACAATAAGATTTTGGCGGCTCCCGGAAAATATGACGAGGAACGCATTCAGGAAATTATAAGATTGGCTCATAACGGGAAACCTGGTAAATATGAGGGGTGGGGTCGAAAGAAAAACGGAGAGATTTTCCCCACAGAGTTTTTGGTAAATACCGGTAATTATTTTGGGGAAGAAGTTTTGATTGTGATAGAGCGTGATATAAGTGAACGTCGTGAATCAGAAGAGGCTTTGAAACACCGGGAAGGATTATTCAGCAAGTTGTTCAATTCTTCACCTATCGGCATTGCTTTATTGAATGAACACCGGGAAGTGGAAATGGTTAATGATGGTTTTGAACAGCTGTTCGGATATCGCGAAGACGAGCTTAAGGGGCTTGACCTGGATAAATTGATTGTGCTGGAGCAGGATCATGAAGAAGCTATTCGTCTCAGTGAAAGTGAACGTGTTAAACAAGCTACAGAAAAACGCATTCGAAAAGACGGTACCATCCTAGATGTTATTATTTACGCCGTTCCGGTGGTGGTAGAAAAGAGTGTGGTGGGTATTTATGGAATTTATGTAGATATAACAGATCGGAGAAAGGCGGAAGAGCAGGTTCGTAAATCATTGAGAGAAAAAGAAATGATGCTCGCTGAAATTCACCACAGAGTGAAGAACAATCTGGCGGTAATAACCGGGCTGTTGGAATTACAATCTTATTCGGCCGAAAGTGAAAGTGCCAAGCGTATTCTCAAGGATAGTCAGATGCGGGTGAATTCTATTGCCATGGTACACGAAAAGTTATACCAAAGTGAGGATTTTTCGGAGGTCGATATCAATCAATATTTTGAAGAGCTTTCCGGGATCATCCATAAAACCATGCAGCAGTCTGATTTGGAAGTAGATATTGAGCTTAATATCAAACCCGTTAAATTACCTATTACACAAGCTATTCCGTGCGGACTCCTTTTAAATGAAATTTTAAGCAATAGCTTTAAGCATGCTTTTACGGATAGTAAAAAGGGGAATATAAAGATATGCCTGTCTCAGCCTGAAGATAAACTGCTGTTAATCATTCAGGACGACGGGATAGGGTTGCCCGAAAACTCTGAAATGGATATCACTAAGTCGATGGGAATGACACTCATTAAAACGCTGGCTAAACAGCTGAATGCTTCCTTCAGCTTCAGGAATGAGGGTGGAGCCGTTTTTGAATTTAAGTTTGAGAAGAAGGAACAGGCGGCTGATATAGAAAAACCCGTGGAAGTTTGA